A genomic region of Dactylococcopsis salina PCC 8305 contains the following coding sequences:
- a CDS encoding alkaline phosphatase yields MAGNNVIFIHPDGADPSHWSLARLATEGPDGRINWDEMTEASVYLGHIDDRIVATSNAGAVAHAYGIKPFSGSYGFDENADPYQSLSELQGQLQGGAGSGSTIMEEAIAADKPTAVIQSGFIAEPGTGVFLADAESRGDRAGITAQIVESGVDVILGAGEVDYLPVGTEGFFGVEGTRTDGRNLITEAEALGYEVVYTREQLQALPADTDRVLGIFAAEDTYNDTTEAALVEQGLVDEDGQLITYGQPGNENPVTIAEMMEATLSLDKFTQAEDGFLIVAEEEGTDNFGNNNNAAGVLDGILRADAAIGVAQDFVDNNPNTLLITAADSAAGGIEIDDDGGSAGSTREDGPFGNDGDPFFTGAEDANGDIFSFTAEWGTLSDVAGSIVTKAYGLNSEQLSSTVDNTGIYRIMYETLFEVELDSPAGVPDDFALEAPPEPTQDTGNVVFIHPDGTSPSHYAAARFASEGTDGRLNWDQMTNAGVYLGHMEDQIVGTSNGGAVVHAYGVKPFSGTFGLDEQGEAITSLSGKEGTTILEEAQAAGKAVGIVNSGEIAEPGSAVFLSTAESRGQTGFITAEVLASGAEVILGGGETDYLPQEEIGFFGQPGTRSDGRNLIEEAEDMGYTVVYTLEELQAIDPAETDKLLGIFAAGSTYNATSEENLINQGLVDENGDLIFYGQPPENPDPPTLAEMTEAAVGILSQDPDGFMLVAEEEGTDNFNNSGNSAGGIEAALRADAAMGVVQDFIRNQDPNTLLITAADSDAGGVEVDDVSGDTVGTYEVQPELPGTGVEFPFDGQTGSDTAPFTTPADADGDEFQFGVVNSFSDLSGGIVSKAFGMNADTLPPTTDNTDIYRTMYRTLFGIEPEAAAGVQPQENPTATFTTAIDNNILENEPDTPGGDVVDISVDQEDDGGITQALLEFTDFSIPDDATLEGATLRIFTNNPTSGPVSAYRMLEDWGNDSTWADFDGNGVQPDGVEAVEEASVTFFNPDDNAFVNLDVTEDIQFWLDNPDQNNGWILINDSTDGWDFDSSESQSQLVPQLVLEFTTEDAPPAPVEGVVITVTSADDSGAGSLRDAIAQANDSEGTIDTIEFDSNLNGETIVLTSGELAITDPLIITGLGDDQLTIDGNDNSGIFNVNDGTDNTIEVSIDGLTLTGGNTEGSGAAISNRETLTISDLTISDNFAEVNGGAINNTGGTLTITDVTLSGNTASLDGGAINNINEGTVTISESNISGNTAIDDGGAIDNANGSTLTVTNSIISDNVADTGFGGGVNHSYNSLATLVNTTISGNSASANGGGVSNYNGTIVVSDSTISGNSAATDGGGIENFGTATLINSTISNNFSARDGGGIFDTGTASLISSTVSENEAGNNGGSLWSDGTVNLTNSILADSRSADDAEVADAGATFNLSGANIVEDGSVSDTIALDPRLSPLQDNGGSVLTHLPLEESPAIDAGDNNELPADSFDLDGDDDTSEPIPFDQRGFDRVVDGVDIGAVEVRTEDLAGPNDPPTILNAVESVGFPESSLTGETEVVAGGQIEATDPDTPAIDLNFELTEDAGGFFELVDATTGAIAITPEGAENIEEGQEFNLELVVSDGEFESDPVNITVNIVEPLLTASETFTAANDNNIREDQPNSPGGDETDISVDQQDPDETQALIEFTDFSIPEGTTLDSATVTFFTNSASDGPISLYRMLQDWNNDSTWADFGGDGVQADGVEAVEEASATFLNPVDDSFLSLDVTEDVQSWLENPDQNNGWVILNASGDGWDFDSSESSLDQVPQLTLEFSAEEAEEAEETEALVFGSLNNDSFDGELGENNFDALADLLFTGAGEDTVDTSSGSGNRIYAGSEADELFAGTGDRLFAGAGNDILEATASNGNNRLYGGFGDDDFINGNNDRLVGGEGSDQFFLAEESGESVITGGTGTDQFWMANAGFPVAANTITDFTAGEDVLGVAGIGAGDITDLSIAQSGNNATIGFNGNDLAILLGVDSNALTNNNFVFENAAV; encoded by the coding sequence ATGGCTGGCAATAACGTTATTTTCATTCACCCGGACGGAGCGGACCCGTCTCACTGGTCTCTTGCTCGTCTGGCAACAGAAGGTCCTGATGGTCGTATCAACTGGGACGAAATGACAGAAGCAAGTGTCTATCTCGGTCATATTGACGATCGCATTGTCGCCACATCTAATGCGGGCGCTGTCGCTCATGCTTATGGGATTAAGCCATTTTCTGGTAGTTATGGTTTTGACGAAAATGCAGACCCTTATCAGTCTCTTTCCGAGTTACAAGGGCAATTGCAAGGGGGAGCCGGGTCTGGTTCTACCATTATGGAAGAGGCGATCGCGGCGGATAAACCCACTGCGGTGATTCAATCTGGGTTTATCGCTGAACCTGGGACAGGGGTTTTCTTAGCAGATGCCGAAAGTAGAGGCGATCGAGCAGGGATCACGGCTCAAATCGTTGAGTCTGGGGTTGATGTGATTCTTGGCGCGGGAGAAGTCGATTATCTTCCTGTGGGAACAGAGGGTTTCTTTGGCGTGGAAGGAACTCGCACCGATGGACGTAACCTGATTACAGAAGCAGAAGCATTGGGTTACGAAGTGGTTTACACTCGCGAACAATTACAGGCGCTTCCTGCTGACACCGATCGCGTTTTAGGGATTTTTGCAGCCGAAGACACCTACAACGACACCACCGAAGCAGCTTTAGTGGAACAGGGATTAGTTGACGAAGACGGTCAACTGATTACCTACGGTCAACCTGGCAATGAAAATCCAGTGACCATTGCAGAAATGATGGAAGCCACTCTCAGCTTAGATAAGTTTACCCAAGCTGAAGACGGATTTTTAATTGTTGCCGAAGAAGAAGGAACCGATAACTTTGGGAACAATAACAATGCTGCGGGGGTTCTAGATGGAATTTTAAGAGCCGATGCCGCGATCGGGGTTGCCCAAGATTTCGTAGATAACAACCCCAATACCTTATTAATCACTGCTGCCGACAGTGCTGCTGGCGGAATCGAAATTGATGACGATGGCGGAAGCGCTGGTAGCACTCGCGAAGATGGTCCTTTTGGCAATGATGGCGACCCCTTCTTCACGGGCGCTGAAGATGCAAACGGCGACATTTTTTCCTTTACAGCAGAGTGGGGAACTCTCAGCGACGTTGCAGGAAGTATTGTCACCAAGGCTTATGGCTTAAACTCCGAGCAATTGTCTTCAACTGTGGACAATACAGGGATTTATCGCATCATGTACGAAACCCTGTTTGAGGTGGAGCTAGATTCTCCCGCAGGTGTTCCCGATGATTTTGCCCTCGAAGCACCGCCAGAACCCACCCAAGACACAGGGAACGTCGTCTTTATTCACCCTGATGGAACTAGCCCTTCCCACTACGCAGCCGCCCGTTTTGCGTCGGAAGGAACAGACGGTCGCCTCAACTGGGATCAGATGACCAACGCTGGCGTTTATCTGGGTCACATGGAAGATCAGATTGTGGGAACGTCTAATGGTGGGGCTGTTGTTCACGCTTATGGGGTCAAGCCTTTCAGTGGTACATTTGGCTTAGATGAACAAGGCGAAGCCATTACCTCTCTTTCTGGCAAAGAAGGAACAACGATTTTAGAAGAAGCGCAAGCTGCAGGCAAAGCAGTGGGGATTGTCAACTCTGGAGAAATCGCCGAACCTGGTTCTGCTGTTTTCCTATCCACCGCAGAAAGTCGTGGTCAAACAGGATTTATTACCGCAGAAGTCCTCGCATCAGGAGCAGAAGTTATTCTGGGTGGTGGAGAAACCGACTATCTCCCTCAAGAAGAAATCGGCTTTTTCGGACAACCAGGCACTCGCAGCGATGGTCGTAACCTCATTGAAGAAGCGGAAGACATGGGTTACACCGTTGTTTATACTCTCGAAGAACTGCAAGCGATCGATCCCGCAGAAACCGATAAACTCTTGGGAATCTTTGCTGCGGGTTCAACCTACAACGCAACTTCCGAAGAGAATCTCATCAATCAAGGATTAGTGGATGAAAATGGCGACTTGATCTTCTACGGTCAACCCCCTGAAAATCCCGATCCTCCAACGCTGGCGGAGATGACCGAGGCAGCCGTAGGCATTCTCTCGCAAGACCCCGATGGGTTTATGCTGGTTGCAGAAGAAGAGGGAACCGACAACTTTAACAACTCTGGTAACTCCGCAGGGGGAATTGAAGCAGCCCTCCGCGCTGATGCAGCAATGGGTGTGGTGCAAGACTTCATTCGCAATCAAGACCCCAATACCTTGCTCATTACCGCTGCTGACAGCGATGCGGGTGGTGTGGAAGTGGATGATGTTTCTGGGGATACGGTTGGCACTTATGAGGTACAGCCAGAATTACCAGGCACTGGTGTAGAATTTCCCTTTGATGGTCAAACAGGCTCTGATACTGCACCGTTTACCACTCCTGCTGATGCGGATGGCGATGAATTCCAGTTCGGTGTCGTTAATTCCTTCTCTGACTTAAGCGGTGGCATTGTTTCCAAAGCCTTCGGGATGAATGCGGATACCTTACCCCCCACCACCGACAATACTGATATCTATCGCACCATGTATCGGACGCTGTTTGGGATTGAACCAGAAGCAGCTGCTGGCGTACAGCCACAGGAAAATCCCACTGCAACGTTCACCACAGCGATCGATAACAACATTCTTGAGAATGAACCCGATACCCCTGGTGGCGATGTGGTTGACATCAGTGTTGACCAGGAAGATGACGGGGGAATCACGCAAGCGCTGCTGGAATTTACTGATTTCTCTATCCCTGATGACGCAACCTTAGAAGGTGCAACCTTAAGAATTTTCACCAACAATCCCACCAGTGGCCCTGTTTCTGCCTATCGGATGCTGGAAGACTGGGGGAATGATAGCACTTGGGCTGATTTTGATGGCAATGGCGTACAACCTGATGGCGTTGAAGCAGTAGAGGAAGCGTCTGTCACTTTCTTTAATCCTGATGATAATGCTTTCGTCAATTTGGATGTTACGGAGGATATTCAATTCTGGTTAGACAACCCCGATCAGAATAACGGTTGGATTTTAATCAATGATTCTACTGATGGTTGGGATTTTGATTCTTCTGAGTCTCAGAGTCAATTGGTTCCGCAGTTGGTCTTAGAATTTACCACAGAGGACGCACCGCCAGCACCTGTGGAGGGTGTCGTTATTACGGTTACTAGCGCCGATGATAGTGGTGCTGGTTCATTACGGGACGCGATCGCGCAGGCAAATGACAGCGAAGGCACGATCGACACCATTGAGTTTGACAGCAATCTCAACGGAGAAACCATTGTCTTAACCAGTGGCGAACTCGCTATTACTGACCCTCTCATTATCACAGGATTAGGCGACGATCAGTTAACGATTGATGGCAATGACAACAGTGGCATCTTCAACGTCAATGATGGCACTGATAACACGATTGAGGTCAGTATTGACGGTTTAACCCTCACTGGCGGTAACACCGAAGGCAGTGGCGCTGCAATTTCCAACCGTGAGACATTAACCATTAGCGATCTCACAATCTCCGATAACTTTGCTGAAGTCAATGGTGGTGCAATCAATAACACTGGTGGAACGCTAACCATCACAGATGTAACCCTTTCTGGAAACACCGCAAGTCTTGATGGCGGTGCAATTAACAATATCAATGAAGGCACTGTCACCATTTCTGAAAGCAACATTTCTGGAAATACGGCAATTGATGACGGTGGCGCGATCGACAATGCCAATGGTAGCACGCTTACTGTAACCAACAGCATCATCTCCGATAATGTAGCAGACACGGGCTTTGGTGGTGGTGTCAATCACTCCTACAATTCCCTCGCCACCTTGGTGAACACCACAATCTCTGGTAACTCCGCAAGCGCGAATGGCGGTGGTGTTAGCAACTATAACGGAACGATCGTGGTTTCTGACAGCACCATCAGTGGCAACTCAGCAGCAACCGATGGCGGTGGAATTGAAAACTTTGGCACGGCAACCCTGATTAATAGCACTATCAGCAATAACTTCTCAGCACGAGATGGTGGTGGCATTTTCGACACGGGAACAGCTAGCCTGATCAGTTCTACGGTTAGTGAAAATGAAGCTGGAAATAATGGCGGTTCTCTCTGGAGTGATGGCACAGTGAACCTCACCAACAGCATTCTTGCTGACAGCCGCAGCGCTGATGATGCGGAAGTTGCCGATGCAGGTGCAACGTTTAATTTGTCGGGAGCGAACATTGTTGAAGATGGCAGCGTCAGCGATACGATCGCGCTCGATCCCCGTCTTTCTCCCTTACAAGATAATGGCGGTTCTGTTCTCACTCACCTGCCTTTAGAGGAAAGCCCCGCGATCGATGCTGGCGATAACAATGAACTCCCCGCCGACAGCTTCGACCTTGATGGTGATGATGATACCTCAGAACCCATTCCCTTTGACCAACGAGGCTTCGATCGCGTTGTTGATGGAGTGGATATTGGTGCGGTAGAAGTACGAACAGAAGACTTAGCCGGCCCCAACGATCCGCCTACCATTCTTAATGCAGTTGAGTCTGTGGGCTTCCCTGAAAGCAGCCTCACAGGAGAAACAGAAGTGGTTGCAGGAGGACAAATTGAAGCCACTGACCCTGATACCCCCGCGATCGACCTCAATTTTGAGTTAACCGAGGATGCAGGTGGCTTCTTTGAACTGGTGGATGCAACAACAGGCGCGATCGCGATTACCCCTGAAGGTGCAGAAAACATCGAAGAAGGTCAAGAATTTAACTTAGAACTGGTTGTCAGTGATGGCGAGTTTGAATCTGACCCTGTAAACATCACTGTTAATATCGTAGAACCGTTATTAACCGCTTCGGAAACTTTCACCGCAGCCAACGATAACAACATTCGCGAGGATCAGCCCAATAGCCCAGGGGGAGATGAGACTGATATCAGCGTTGACCAACAAGACCCCGACGAAACCCAAGCCCTGATTGAATTTACGGATTTTTCCATTCCTGAAGGGACAACCCTAGACTCAGCAACGGTCACTTTCTTCACTAACAGTGCTAGCGATGGGCCAATTTCTTTATATCGAATGCTGCAAGATTGGAATAATGACAGCACTTGGGCTGACTTTGGCGGTGATGGCGTACAAGCTGATGGCGTTGAAGCTGTAGAAGAAGCCTCTGCTACCTTCCTTAACCCCGTTGATGATTCTTTCCTCTCCTTAGATGTTACTGAGGACGTTCAATCCTGGTTAGAAAACCCCGACCAAAACAACGGTTGGGTGATTTTGAATGCGTCTGGCGATGGTTGGGACTTTGATTCTTCGGAAAGTAGCCTTGACCAAGTTCCTCAATTGACTTTAGAATTTTCTGCGGAGGAGGCTGAAGAAGCAGAGGAAACGGAAGCGTTAGTTTTTGGTAGCCTCAACAATGACAGTTTTGATGGTGAACTCGGCGAAAACAACTTTGATGCCCTCGCTGATCTCTTGTTTACCGGTGCTGGCGAAGATACAGTAGATACCAGTAGCGGATCAGGTAATCGCATTTATGCCGGAAGCGAAGCCGATGAACTATTTGCCGGGACAGGTGATCGCCTCTTTGCTGGTGCAGGAAATGACATTCTCGAAGCAACCGCCAGTAATGGCAATAATCGCCTCTATGGAGGTTTCGGTGATGATGACTTCATCAATGGCAATAATGATCGTTTAGTCGGCGGTGAAGGCAGCGATCAATTCTTCTTGGCTGAAGAAAGCGGGGAAAGTGTGATCACCGGCGGTACTGGTACTGATCAATTCTGGATGGCCAATGCTGGTTTTCCTGTTGCAGCCAACACCATCACTGACTTTACTGCTGGAGAAGATGTTCTTGGTGTTGCTGGCATTGGTGCAGGAGATATTACTGATCTCTCCATTGCCCAAAGTGGAAATAACGCCACCATCGGTTTTAATGGGAATGATTTAGCGATCTTGCTAGGCGTTGATAGCAATGCTTTAACCAATAACAACTTCGTGTTTGAAAATGCAGCGGTTTAA
- a CDS encoding calcium-binding protein: MSNETYPWEMESGVTFTGSHIHAIDYNRAAFAEFLENDTPASEMVEGAGHLFNTVYNVFGEIVDGENDDPSDLSAKWGNQTAADGTVYEFREEQQLTQGDFFFHSFCGAYYEPANKYGDGIGFEDDMWLMAEEWNIGNGMYPDPDGEEGPRSAGEFFVNDTMGLASMVVDLENDTAYTAPALGQAGYEKLLPINSGSEDYVVIVAAGYNLGVEPAPLAVYIGKKGVDANGDPLTEGASERDSFLGENGLLYGQLYGMSLDGETFENLGIENVDADVKMMDAYAQDADAPDSFSARYYPTSYQWDGFDSPENAGETEVFKWLEDGDDGEPNEQPEGGVAAGGYNYFNGDSKTEHPAVDPDPSNHRYVQNLTVPGAQLGIEFTDIVNELENNDADGNGLPDYLSADVTRILAGVDGALTLETGGKGAGHIGENNPDGTRTHATHIENDEARIFGPDGLQWVKAADGDYLIVDEDSGNDYGERKYVLPIDSETMQLEEEGTGYFLASAGGALNPRAEAEVAAIPDTFSSAESSEFSGSWNVTHLVETKEDGSFYTQEELAGTGAQEIIDDLPLAEQTLIGVVQHRGESGGVVEERLGDQGGQIFQFNINLDAQAETLAGPAFGSLQDDTLEAGVDFDGEGNLVFSGEGNDSIETSTGNGGNRLYGGSNNDELVAGSNDRAFGGAGDDIIESSLGRENRLYGGAGNDTVNAGYEDRIMGGDGNDRLFLSEGQVEGGGKNLVTGGAGADQFWIANAQVAANANEITDFIFGEDVLGIGGIDSVAEFADLSLTQDGADAIVSVGDNDVARLLGVNADELTADNFAIQATTEVA; encoded by the coding sequence ATGTCCAATGAGACCTACCCTTGGGAAATGGAAAGCGGTGTTACATTCACTGGTTCTCACATCCACGCGATCGACTATAATCGCGCTGCGTTTGCGGAGTTTCTCGAAAACGACACTCCAGCCAGCGAGATGGTCGAGGGAGCAGGACATTTGTTTAATACCGTTTACAACGTATTCGGCGAGATTGTAGATGGCGAGAATGACGATCCTAGCGATTTGAGTGCCAAGTGGGGCAACCAGACCGCAGCCGATGGAACGGTCTATGAGTTCCGCGAAGAGCAACAGTTGACCCAAGGTGACTTCTTCTTCCACTCCTTCTGTGGAGCTTACTACGAGCCAGCCAACAAATATGGCGACGGCATCGGCTTTGAAGATGATATGTGGCTGATGGCGGAAGAGTGGAATATCGGCAACGGTATGTATCCCGATCCTGATGGCGAGGAGGGTCCTCGCAGTGCCGGTGAGTTCTTCGTTAACGACACAATGGGTCTCGCCTCGATGGTGGTTGATCTCGAAAATGACACTGCTTACACCGCACCTGCGTTAGGTCAGGCGGGTTATGAGAAACTCCTGCCGATCAACTCAGGTAGCGAAGATTACGTTGTTATTGTAGCAGCGGGCTACAACCTTGGAGTTGAACCTGCCCCCCTAGCAGTTTATATCGGTAAGAAAGGTGTTGATGCCAACGGTGATCCCCTCACTGAAGGCGCAAGCGAACGGGATTCCTTCTTAGGTGAAAATGGTCTGCTGTACGGTCAACTCTACGGAATGTCTCTCGATGGAGAAACATTCGAGAATTTGGGCATTGAGAATGTTGATGCTGATGTCAAGATGATGGATGCTTACGCTCAGGATGCGGACGCTCCCGACAGTTTCAGCGCCCGTTATTATCCCACCAGCTATCAGTGGGATGGCTTCGATAGTCCTGAGAACGCTGGCGAAACAGAAGTGTTCAAATGGCTGGAAGATGGCGATGACGGCGAACCGAACGAACAACCCGAAGGCGGCGTGGCAGCAGGGGGTTACAACTATTTCAACGGCGACAGCAAGACTGAACACCCCGCAGTTGACCCCGACCCCAGCAACCATCGCTATGTTCAAAACCTCACCGTGCCTGGCGCTCAGTTAGGGATTGAGTTCACTGATATCGTCAATGAGCTTGAAAACAATGATGCTGATGGTAATGGTTTGCCTGATTACTTGTCAGCAGATGTTACCCGCATTTTAGCTGGCGTGGATGGCGCCCTCACCCTAGAAACTGGCGGTAAGGGAGCCGGTCACATTGGTGAAAATAACCCCGATGGCACACGCACCCATGCGACCCATATTGAAAATGATGAGGCGCGGATTTTTGGACCCGACGGGCTACAGTGGGTTAAAGCTGCTGATGGTGATTACCTGATTGTCGATGAAGATTCGGGTAACGATTATGGCGAACGGAAATATGTTCTCCCGATCGACTCCGAGACGATGCAGTTAGAAGAAGAAGGCACAGGCTACTTCTTAGCATCAGCAGGGGGCGCTCTTAATCCTCGTGCGGAAGCGGAAGTGGCAGCGATTCCTGATACATTTTCCTCGGCAGAAAGTTCTGAGTTTTCTGGTTCTTGGAACGTCACCCACTTGGTAGAAACGAAGGAAGACGGCAGCTTCTACACCCAAGAAGAGCTTGCTGGCACTGGCGCCCAAGAAATCATCGACGACCTGCCGCTGGCTGAGCAGACTTTGATCGGTGTGGTACAGCATCGCGGTGAATCTGGTGGTGTTGTCGAAGAGCGTTTAGGAGACCAAGGCGGTCAAATCTTCCAGTTCAATATTAACCTCGATGCCCAAGCAGAAACTCTTGCTGGCCCCGCTTTCGGTAGCTTACAAGATGACACCCTCGAAGCTGGCGTTGATTTTGACGGCGAAGGCAATCTTGTCTTCAGTGGAGAAGGGAATGATTCCATTGAAACCTCTACTGGTAACGGTGGTAATCGCCTCTATGGTGGCAGCAATAACGATGAATTGGTTGCTGGTAGCAACGATCGCGCTTTTGGTGGTGCTGGTGATGATATCATCGAGTCTTCCCTCGGTCGTGAAAATCGCCTCTACGGTGGTGCTGGCAACGATACGGTGAATGCTGGTTATGAAGACCGCATCATGGGTGGCGATGGCAATGATCGTCTCTTCCTCTCAGAAGGTCAAGTTGAAGGCGGTGGCAAAAATCTGGTCACTGGTGGTGCTGGTGCTGATCAGTTCTGGATTGCCAACGCACAAGTTGCCGCCAATGCTAACGAAATCACTGACTTTATCTTCGGTGAGGATGTCCTCGGTATCGGCGGAATTGACTCCGTTGCTGAGTTTGCTGACTTGAGCCTTACCCAAGATGGTGCTGATGCGATTGTCAGTGTTGGAGATAATGATGTCGCCCGTCTCCTTGGCGTTAATGCTGATGAGTTAACTGCTGACAACTTTGCAATTCAAGCGACAACAGAAGTGGCTTAA